The following are encoded in a window of Kitasatospora fiedleri genomic DNA:
- the sbnA gene encoding 2,3-diaminopropionate biosynthesis protein SbnA, with product MQVISAPYEFNAEDVFVNLETVVGQRLMLKCEGFNFAGSIKLKAAHAMVSAAERSGRLRPGSTLVESSSGNLGVALSLVAASRGYRFICVTDSRCTLGARQLMEVFGSEVHVITKPDRVDGLLGARIRHVRRLCADNEGFLWLNQYANPNNWQAHYRLTGPEILKAFPDLGVLFVGAGTTGTLMGCARYLREQKPSVRIVAVDAVGSVTFGGPPEPRHIPGLGTGVRPALLDESVVDDVVMVAEPDTIRACRRLARHGFLFGGSTGTVVSGAVAFLAEHPLDGGESAVAIAPDLGDRYLDTVYQDTWVTDLYGPDVLQDTLRAEAR from the coding sequence ATTCAAGTCATCTCCGCTCCGTACGAATTCAATGCCGAGGACGTTTTCGTCAATCTCGAAACGGTCGTCGGACAACGCCTGATGCTCAAGTGCGAGGGCTTCAATTTCGCCGGTTCCATCAAACTCAAGGCCGCGCACGCGATGGTGAGCGCCGCCGAGCGGTCGGGCCGGCTGCGGCCCGGGTCGACCCTGGTGGAGAGCTCCTCGGGGAACCTGGGCGTGGCGCTGAGCCTGGTCGCCGCCAGCCGCGGCTACCGGTTCATCTGCGTCACCGACTCCCGCTGCACCCTCGGCGCCCGCCAGTTGATGGAGGTGTTCGGCAGCGAGGTGCACGTCATCACCAAGCCGGACCGGGTCGACGGGCTGCTGGGGGCGCGCATCCGGCACGTGCGCCGGCTCTGCGCGGACAACGAGGGCTTCCTCTGGCTCAACCAGTACGCCAACCCGAACAACTGGCAGGCGCACTACCGGCTGACCGGCCCGGAGATCCTCAAGGCCTTCCCCGACCTCGGGGTGCTGTTCGTCGGCGCGGGCACCACCGGCACGCTGATGGGCTGCGCCCGCTACCTGCGCGAACAGAAGCCGTCGGTGCGGATCGTGGCGGTCGACGCGGTCGGCTCGGTCACCTTCGGCGGCCCGCCCGAGCCGCGGCACATCCCGGGCCTCGGCACCGGCGTGCGCCCGGCGCTGCTCGACGAGTCCGTGGTGGACGACGTGGTGATGGTGGCGGAGCCCGACACCATCCGGGCCTGCCGCCGGCTGGCCCGCCACGGCTTCCTGTTCGGCGGGTCGACCGGGACGGTGGTGAGCGGGGCGGTCGCCTTCCTGGCCGAACACCCGCTGGACGGCGGCGAGTCGGCCGTCGCCATCGCCCCCGACCTGGGCGACCGCTACCTGGACACCGTCTACCAGGACACGTGGGTGACGGACCTGTACGGCCCCGACGTGCTCCAGGACACGCTCCGGGCCGAGGCCCGCTGA
- the lysA gene encoding diaminopimelate decarboxylase yields MSAEFQVQGLDATALAEEFGTPLYVYDGEALRRRITDLRTLLHPRLEVFFSMKSNPNIAVCALLHRHGARAEVSSLAELLTARRAGVAPQDIVFLGPGKSRAELTECLTQGVYAVICESLPELELIEELAAGLGLVAPVALRVNPSFAVKGSGLTMGGKPRQFGIDEARLLEGAPFGKQYEHVRLMGVQVYMGTRILNEDAVVQNTVRILDLARRIAAHHEFALDMVDIGGGLGVSYFEGERDLDLALLAREVNPVLAEFAEAHPRTRMIMELGRYLTAESGTYVVRVRYTKTSMGENFAVADGGTNHHMAAVGIGSFVKRNFPIRLLNRYDEPADEVWNVTGPLCTPNDTLGKKVRLPHLRAGDLLGVERSGAYGPSASPVLFLSHGHPAEVLVQDGRAHLVREADSAEDLLRKQRLVEQD; encoded by the coding sequence ATGAGCGCTGAATTCCAGGTCCAGGGCCTGGACGCCACCGCCCTCGCCGAGGAGTTCGGCACCCCGCTGTACGTGTACGACGGCGAGGCGCTGCGCCGCCGGATCACCGACCTGCGCACGCTGCTGCACCCGCGGTTGGAGGTGTTCTTCTCGATGAAGTCCAACCCCAACATCGCGGTCTGCGCGCTGCTGCACCGCCACGGCGCCCGGGCCGAGGTCTCCTCGCTCGCCGAACTGCTGACCGCCCGCCGGGCCGGCGTCGCGCCGCAGGACATCGTCTTCCTCGGGCCCGGCAAGAGCCGCGCCGAGCTGACCGAGTGCCTGACCCAGGGCGTCTACGCGGTCATCTGCGAGTCGCTGCCCGAACTGGAGCTGATCGAGGAACTGGCCGCCGGGCTCGGCCTGGTCGCCCCGGTGGCCCTGCGGGTCAACCCGAGCTTCGCTGTCAAGGGCTCCGGCCTGACCATGGGCGGCAAGCCGCGCCAGTTCGGCATCGACGAGGCCCGGCTGCTGGAGGGCGCCCCGTTCGGCAAGCAGTACGAGCACGTGCGGCTGATGGGCGTCCAGGTCTACATGGGCACCCGGATCCTGAACGAGGACGCGGTGGTGCAGAACACCGTCCGCATCCTGGACCTGGCCCGGCGGATCGCCGCGCACCACGAGTTCGCACTCGACATGGTCGACATCGGCGGCGGCCTCGGCGTCTCCTACTTCGAGGGCGAGCGGGACCTGGACCTGGCCCTGCTGGCCCGCGAGGTCAACCCGGTGCTGGCGGAGTTCGCCGAGGCGCACCCCCGGACCCGGATGATCATGGAGCTCGGGCGCTACCTGACCGCGGAGAGCGGCACGTACGTGGTCCGGGTCCGCTACACGAAGACCTCGATGGGCGAGAACTTCGCGGTCGCGGACGGCGGCACCAACCACCACATGGCGGCCGTCGGCATCGGCTCCTTCGTCAAGCGCAACTTCCCGATCCGGCTGCTCAACCGCTACGACGAGCCGGCCGACGAGGTCTGGAACGTCACCGGCCCGCTCTGCACCCCCAACGACACCCTGGGCAAGAAGGTCCGCCTGCCGCACCTGCGGGCCGGCGACCTGCTCGGGGTGGAGCGCTCCGGGGCCTACGGGCCCAGCGCCTCGCCGGTGCTCTTCCTCAGCCACGGCCACCCCGCCGAGGTGCTCGTCCAGGACGGCCGGGCCCACCTGGTCCGCGAGGCCGACAGCGCCGAGGACCTGCTGCGCAAGCAGCGCCTGGTCGAGCAGGACTGA
- a CDS encoding 3-oxoacyl-[acyl-carrier-protein] synthase III C-terminal domain-containing protein — protein sequence MTSLIEVSTHWPTQVSIADRQRALGLTDTELRRYGRGFGLSEVCWDETESETESLLAAVGKLTALRGREDKVRYVLRPRTQRFLSPYPLSPLHEVRREAGLRHAKTFALTEQACASGLVAVDVAGMLLAEDPDPEALALVLVGEKAYTQVAQVLAGMGITGEGTAAVLVSAAATRDRVLGFATRTVSVGDPNLVMTDEGFATFRDIYPDMLMGVIDEALADAGLTTADLALVLPHNVNRIAWVRFSDRLGVEVDRIFLDNIPQTGHCFGADPFINYASAQALGRLRPGDRYLMVSVGVGASFAAMVVEH from the coding sequence GTGACCTCACTGATCGAGGTATCCACCCACTGGCCCACCCAGGTGTCCATCGCGGACCGCCAGCGGGCGCTGGGCCTGACAGACACCGAACTGCGGCGCTACGGACGGGGGTTCGGCCTGTCCGAGGTCTGCTGGGACGAGACCGAGAGCGAGACCGAGAGCCTGCTGGCCGCCGTCGGCAAGCTGACCGCGCTGCGCGGCCGGGAGGACAAGGTCCGCTACGTGCTCCGGCCGCGGACCCAGCGCTTCCTCTCGCCGTACCCGCTCAGCCCGCTGCACGAGGTGCGCCGGGAGGCCGGGCTGCGGCACGCGAAGACCTTCGCCCTGACCGAACAGGCCTGCGCCTCCGGCCTGGTGGCCGTCGACGTGGCCGGCATGCTGCTGGCGGAAGACCCCGACCCGGAGGCGCTGGCCCTGGTGCTGGTCGGCGAGAAGGCGTACACCCAGGTGGCCCAGGTGCTGGCCGGCATGGGCATCACCGGCGAGGGCACGGCGGCCGTGCTGGTCTCCGCCGCGGCCACCCGCGACCGGGTGCTCGGCTTCGCCACCCGCACCGTCTCGGTCGGCGACCCCAACCTGGTGATGACCGACGAGGGCTTCGCCACCTTCCGCGACATCTACCCCGACATGTTGATGGGCGTCATCGACGAGGCGCTGGCCGACGCCGGCCTGACCACCGCCGACCTCGCCCTGGTCCTGCCGCACAACGTCAACCGGATCGCCTGGGTGCGCTTCAGCGACCGCCTCGGCGTCGAGGTGGACCGGATCTTCCTGGACAACATCCCGCAGACCGGCCACTGCTTCGGCGCGGACCCCTTCATCAACTACGCCAGCGCCCAGGCCCTCGGCCGGCTCCGGCCCGGCGACCGCTACCTGATGGTCTCGGTCGGGGTCGGCGCGAGCTTCGCCGCGATGGTCGTGGAGCACTGA
- a CDS encoding acyl-CoA dehydrogenase family protein, whose amino-acid sequence MTAPDGRLVALRGLAREWGAGFAAAALDLDRDPDRIADHLDLPGVRFMSTFGVPAEFGRPPLRIGPHRFEGTTALERAVVLEELARGDIGMTLAAPGPSMSGVLVEQLGDRAQREWFYGRVLAEPTWTCFALTEPDRGSDASALDTALRPAGDGALELTGAKRYVGNASRAQVAAVFARTRPGPLGVTAVLVDTGDPGYRAEPLDSLGVRGARICAVTLDRVRVDPERVLGRHLSPTRRGIWASVQVFNRLRPSVAALALGVAGAAHDLLLEHRAAARGAARERIERIGRRIGATRALVHRAAAAVDATGDGYLASAAKARACRLAEEVTLEAGELLAPAARATHPLLDKLVRDARGVEFMEGTRNIQHLNLFQGLLSGRVDG is encoded by the coding sequence GTGACCGCGCCGGACGGCCGCCTGGTCGCGCTGCGCGGCCTGGCCCGCGAGTGGGGCGCCGGGTTCGCGGCGGCCGCGCTCGACCTGGACCGCGACCCCGACCGGATCGCGGACCACCTCGACCTGCCCGGCGTCCGCTTCATGAGCACCTTCGGCGTCCCCGCCGAGTTCGGCCGGCCGCCGCTGCGGATCGGACCGCACCGGTTCGAGGGCACCACCGCGCTGGAACGCGCGGTCGTGCTGGAGGAACTGGCCCGCGGCGACATCGGCATGACGCTGGCCGCGCCCGGCCCCTCGATGTCCGGCGTCCTGGTCGAACAGCTCGGCGACCGGGCCCAGCGGGAGTGGTTCTACGGGCGGGTGCTCGCGGAGCCCACCTGGACCTGCTTCGCCCTGACCGAACCCGACCGGGGCTCCGACGCCTCGGCCCTGGACACCGCGCTGCGCCCGGCCGGGGACGGCGCGCTCGAACTGACCGGCGCCAAGCGGTACGTGGGCAACGCCTCGCGGGCCCAGGTCGCCGCGGTCTTCGCCCGCACCCGGCCGGGACCGCTCGGCGTCACGGCGGTCCTGGTGGACACCGGCGACCCGGGCTACCGGGCCGAACCGCTCGACTCGCTCGGCGTCCGCGGCGCCCGGATCTGCGCCGTCACGCTGGACCGGGTGCGGGTCGACCCGGAGCGGGTGCTGGGCCGGCACCTGTCGCCGACCCGGCGCGGGATCTGGGCCTCCGTCCAGGTGTTCAACCGGCTGCGGCCCTCGGTGGCGGCCCTCGCGCTGGGCGTCGCCGGCGCGGCGCACGACCTGCTGCTGGAGCACCGGGCCGCGGCCCGGGGCGCCGCCCGGGAGCGGATCGAGCGGATCGGCCGGCGGATCGGGGCCACCCGGGCCCTCGTCCACCGGGCCGCGGCCGCCGTGGACGCCACCGGCGACGGGTACCTCGCCTCGGCGGCGAAGGCCCGGGCCTGCCGGCTGGCCGAGGAGGTGACGCTGGAGGCCGGCGAGCTGCTGGCGCCCGCCGCCCGGGCCACCCACCCGCTGCTGGACAAGCTGGTGCGCGACGCGCGCGGGGTGGAGTTCATGGAGGGCACCCGCAACATCCAGCACCTGAACCTGTTCCAGGGCCTGCTGTCGGGCCGGGTGGACGGGTGA
- a CDS encoding MbtH family protein, whose translation MSNPFDDPDGTFHVLVNGENQHSLWPAFAEVPAGWREALSSVPREEAVRFVDENWTDLRPLSLIERGA comes from the coding sequence ATGAGCAACCCCTTCGACGATCCCGACGGCACGTTCCACGTACTGGTGAACGGCGAGAACCAGCACAGCCTGTGGCCCGCCTTCGCCGAGGTCCCGGCGGGCTGGCGCGAGGCGCTCAGCTCGGTGCCCCGGGAGGAGGCGGTGCGCTTCGTCGACGAGAACTGGACCGACCTGCGGCCGCTCAGCCTGATCGAGCGCGGGGCCTGA
- a CDS encoding preATP grasp domain-containing protein: MTEPGFNQRLKAAVAEDDRAALVFLGNFEVEEQWARGEIGLPRLTSAGNTAVVNRMDEFALLLGGADDHVVLKTAPDREYLHYLRELGLRLPTVHVVADQLPGNTVTRDALADPGLLAVLARLGEQGALLLPHGVSELEEDLAAKAGIGIAGPPAALCKAVNSKVHSRRIADELGLRQPRGWACATTAELDEAAAAAAALLDEGAVLLFKEALGVSGKGIAVIESARRLERTRRMVADAAKAAGTDRIAFVIEERVAKAADLNYQFTIGRDGSVHLDFVKEAITANGVHLGHRFPPDLSPEQLAELGRAAELLGSRLAADGFHGVVGVDAMTDPDGGLYPVIEINARNNMSTYQVRLQEQLLGPGRTALARHYPLTLTEPLPFGAVRDLLDGLLLREPGGTGLVVNNFATVNAGAAAGTPFNGRLYGLLMGGSAQELAALDAAVTERLGRAAAAAPTPARPQGPPPAAVERDQHER, encoded by the coding sequence ATGACCGAACCGGGATTCAACCAGCGGCTGAAGGCCGCGGTGGCCGAGGACGACCGCGCCGCCCTGGTGTTCCTGGGCAACTTCGAGGTCGAGGAGCAGTGGGCGCGCGGCGAGATCGGACTGCCCCGGCTCACCTCGGCCGGCAACACCGCGGTGGTCAACCGGATGGACGAGTTCGCGCTGCTGCTCGGCGGCGCCGACGACCACGTGGTGCTGAAGACCGCCCCCGACCGGGAGTACCTCCACTACCTGCGCGAACTGGGCCTGCGCCTGCCCACCGTCCACGTGGTGGCCGACCAGCTGCCGGGCAACACCGTCACCCGGGACGCGCTGGCCGACCCCGGGCTGCTCGCCGTGCTGGCCCGGCTCGGCGAACAGGGCGCGCTGCTGCTCCCGCACGGGGTCTCCGAACTGGAGGAGGACCTGGCCGCCAAGGCGGGCATCGGGATCGCCGGGCCGCCCGCCGCCCTGTGCAAGGCCGTCAACAGCAAGGTCCACAGCCGGCGGATCGCCGACGAGCTGGGCCTGCGCCAGCCGCGCGGCTGGGCCTGCGCGACGACGGCCGAGCTGGACGAGGCGGCCGCCGCCGCCGCGGCCCTGCTGGACGAGGGCGCCGTGCTGCTGTTCAAGGAGGCGCTCGGGGTCTCCGGCAAGGGCATCGCGGTGATCGAGAGCGCCCGGCGGCTGGAGCGCACCCGGCGGATGGTGGCCGACGCCGCGAAGGCCGCCGGCACCGACCGGATCGCCTTCGTGATCGAGGAGCGGGTGGCCAAGGCCGCCGACCTCAACTACCAGTTCACCATCGGCCGCGACGGCTCGGTCCACCTGGACTTCGTCAAGGAGGCCATCACCGCCAACGGCGTCCACCTCGGCCACCGCTTCCCGCCGGACCTCAGCCCCGAACAGCTCGCCGAACTCGGCCGCGCCGCCGAACTGCTCGGCTCCCGGCTCGCCGCCGACGGCTTCCACGGCGTGGTCGGCGTGGACGCGATGACCGACCCGGACGGCGGCCTCTACCCGGTCATCGAGATCAACGCGCGCAACAACATGTCCACCTACCAGGTCCGGCTCCAGGAGCAGCTGCTCGGCCCGGGCCGCACCGCGCTGGCCCGGCACTACCCGCTGACGCTCACCGAGCCGCTGCCGTTCGGCGCGGTCCGCGACCTGCTGGACGGGCTGCTGCTCCGGGAACCCGGCGGGACCGGCCTGGTGGTCAACAACTTCGCCACCGTCAACGCCGGCGCCGCCGCGGGCACGCCCTTCAACGGCCGGCTCTACGGCCTCCTGATGGGCGGCTCCGCGCAGGAGCTCGCCGCGCTGGACGCCGCCGTCACCGAGCGGCTCGGCCGCGCCGCGGCCGCCGCCCCCACCCCCGCCCGGCCCCAGGGCCCGCCCCCGGCCGCAGTCGAAAGGGACCAGCATGAGCGCTGA
- a CDS encoding AfsR/SARP family transcriptional regulator gives MSIEDRHDGIGANRVRTLLAVLSFSPGEVVSMDVLIEELFSDQASKNPKNALQANMRRLRTSLEAVTGVPGNLLVPTSANGYLLDLPPEAVDARRFDALAARGAALLRDQPYEAAQRLEEALRLWRGPALLDVSGGLRCHSQVNRLNSRRLDALEDLYEARLSVGAEGNAVNELEQLACEHPERERMSELLMLALYRAGRQGEALATFQRVRSWLNNELGLEPRKKMRGLQQAILAQDPSIDAGLVWADAR, from the coding sequence GTGTCGATCGAGGACCGGCACGACGGCATCGGCGCGAACCGGGTGCGGACCCTGCTCGCGGTGCTGAGCTTCAGCCCGGGCGAGGTCGTCTCGATGGACGTCCTGATCGAGGAGCTCTTCTCCGACCAGGCCTCGAAGAACCCCAAGAACGCCCTCCAGGCGAACATGCGCCGGCTGCGCACCTCCCTGGAGGCGGTCACCGGCGTCCCCGGGAACCTGCTGGTGCCCACCTCCGCCAACGGCTACCTGCTCGACCTGCCCCCGGAGGCGGTCGACGCCCGAAGATTCGACGCGCTGGCCGCCCGCGGCGCCGCCCTGCTGCGCGACCAGCCGTACGAGGCGGCGCAGCGGCTGGAGGAGGCGCTGCGGCTCTGGCGCGGACCGGCCCTGCTCGACGTCTCCGGCGGGCTGCGCTGCCACAGCCAGGTCAACCGGCTCAACAGCCGCCGGCTGGACGCCCTGGAGGACCTCTACGAGGCCCGCCTGAGCGTGGGCGCCGAGGGCAACGCGGTCAACGAGCTCGAACAGCTGGCCTGCGAGCATCCGGAACGGGAGCGGATGTCCGAGTTACTGATGCTCGCGCTCTACCGGGCCGGCCGCCAGGGCGAGGCGCTGGCGACCTTCCAGCGGGTCCGTTCCTGGCTGAACAACGAACTCGGACTGGAACCCCGGAAGAAGATGCGCGGTCTCCAGCAGGCCATCCTGGCCCAGGACCCGTCGATCGACGCCGGCCTGGTCTGGGCCGACGCGCGATGA
- a CDS encoding ATP-binding cassette domain-containing protein, with the protein MAAQAAIEAEGLRKNYRDQQVLKGIDLHVPAGTVLGLLGPNGAGKTTTVRILSTLLGPDGGRAAVAGFDVAAAPREVRRRIGLSGQYAAVDEELTGRENLVLLGRLLHLGRSEARARADELLARFDLADTGDKPLRAYSGGMRRRLDLASTLVGGPEVIFLDEPTTGLDPSSRLVLWSVVRDLVADGVTVLLTTQYLEEADELADRIVVIDKGVVAAEGTADELKRKVGQERLEVTVADLADLPAALSALNPLMVGELTRDDRRGVLGVQLNDGLAGVSAAAAALHAAGIQVSGLAQRRPSLDDVFLELTGHQAA; encoded by the coding sequence GTGGCGGCCCAGGCGGCGATCGAGGCGGAGGGCCTCCGCAAGAACTACCGGGACCAGCAGGTCCTCAAGGGGATCGACCTGCACGTCCCGGCGGGCACCGTGCTCGGGCTGCTCGGCCCCAACGGGGCGGGCAAGACCACGACGGTCCGCATCCTCAGCACCCTGCTCGGACCGGACGGCGGCCGGGCCGCGGTGGCCGGGTTCGACGTCGCCGCCGCGCCGCGCGAGGTGCGCCGCCGGATCGGGCTGTCCGGCCAGTACGCCGCGGTGGACGAGGAGTTGACGGGCCGCGAGAACCTGGTCCTGCTCGGCCGGCTACTGCACCTGGGCCGGTCCGAGGCCCGGGCCAGGGCGGACGAGCTGCTGGCGCGGTTCGACCTCGCGGACACCGGCGACAAGCCGCTGCGGGCCTACTCGGGCGGCATGCGGCGCCGGCTGGACCTGGCGAGCACGCTGGTCGGCGGCCCCGAGGTGATCTTCCTGGACGAGCCGACCACCGGGCTCGATCCGTCCAGCCGGCTGGTCCTGTGGTCCGTGGTGCGGGACTTGGTGGCCGACGGCGTGACCGTCCTGCTGACCACCCAGTACCTGGAGGAGGCCGACGAGCTGGCCGACCGGATCGTGGTGATCGACAAGGGCGTGGTGGCCGCCGAGGGCACCGCCGACGAGCTCAAGCGCAAGGTCGGCCAGGAGCGGCTGGAAGTCACCGTGGCCGATCTGGCCGACCTGCCGGCGGCGCTGTCCGCGCTGAACCCGCTGATGGTCGGCGAGCTGACCCGGGACGACCGCAGGGGCGTGCTGGGCGTGCAGTTGAACGACGGGCTGGCCGGGGTCTCGGCCGCCGCCGCGGCGCTGCACGCGGCCGGCATCCAGGTCAGCGGCCTCGCCCAGCGCCGCCCCTCGCTGGACGACGTGTTCCTGGAACTCACCGGCCACCAGGCCGCGTAG
- a CDS encoding response regulator transcription factor — MRLVLAEDQFLLREGLSRLLELNGFDIVAAVGSGPELTRALAEHEPDVALVDIRMPPTHTDEGLRAVLEGRRLRPGQPSLLLSQYVDQLYAQELLADGDGGVGYLLKDRVFNSDQFISALHQVAAGGTVMDPNVVSRMLSHSSQDQQIARLTEREREVLGYMAEGRSNAAIAAALVITEKAVAKHINSLLAKLDLPPSRDDNRRVMAVLAYLNRV; from the coding sequence ATGCGCCTGGTACTCGCGGAAGACCAGTTCCTGCTCCGTGAGGGCCTGTCCCGGCTGCTCGAACTGAACGGTTTCGACATCGTCGCCGCGGTCGGGTCGGGGCCGGAGCTGACCAGGGCGCTGGCCGAGCACGAGCCCGACGTCGCGCTGGTCGACATCCGGATGCCGCCCACCCACACCGACGAGGGGCTGCGCGCCGTCCTGGAGGGCCGCCGACTGCGGCCCGGACAGCCTTCGTTGCTCCTCTCCCAGTACGTCGACCAGCTCTACGCGCAGGAGTTGCTGGCCGACGGCGACGGCGGGGTCGGCTACCTGCTCAAGGACCGGGTCTTCAACAGCGACCAGTTCATCTCGGCCCTGCACCAGGTCGCCGCGGGCGGCACCGTGATGGACCCGAACGTCGTCTCCAGGATGCTCAGCCACAGCTCGCAGGACCAGCAGATCGCCCGGCTCACCGAGCGCGAGCGCGAGGTGCTCGGCTACATGGCCGAGGGCCGGTCCAACGCCGCCATCGCCGCGGCCCTGGTGATCACCGAGAAGGCCGTCGCCAAGCACATCAACAGCCTGCTCGCCAAGCTCGACCTGCCGCCGTCCAGGGACGACAACCGGCGGGTGATGGCCGTGCTCGCCTACCTCAACCGGGTCTGA
- a CDS encoding 4'-phosphopantetheinyl transferase family protein — MAQPNAVSCRVLWSPVVDRPRVRALMSDEERARYGQLAAREDRARYATARALVRTALGRATGVAPRAVAFSRRCGHCGGPHGKPRVPGAAARFSLSHSGGRVVLAVTEHAEPGVDVERVAAREVDRLAPRVLSERELADFREIRPEDRPAAYHVYWTRKEAVLKAVGRGLSVPLRGLTLAAPGQRAALLSWSGVPGAGGAGPPAIAMADLHPGPGYAAALAVETPGRIELAEWDLDGPLDVP, encoded by the coding sequence ATGGCACAGCCGAACGCGGTCAGCTGCCGGGTGCTCTGGTCGCCGGTGGTCGACCGCCCCCGGGTGCGCGCCCTGATGTCCGACGAGGAACGGGCCCGGTACGGGCAGTTGGCCGCGCGCGAGGACCGGGCCCGGTACGCCACCGCCCGGGCCCTGGTCCGCACCGCGCTGGGCCGGGCCACCGGGGTGGCGCCGAGGGCGGTGGCGTTCAGCCGCCGGTGCGGGCACTGCGGCGGCCCGCACGGCAAACCGCGGGTGCCCGGCGCCGCCGCGCGGTTCTCGCTGTCGCACTCCGGCGGGCGGGTGGTGCTGGCCGTCACCGAGCACGCCGAGCCCGGGGTGGACGTGGAGCGGGTCGCCGCGCGCGAGGTGGACCGGCTGGCGCCCCGGGTGCTCTCCGAACGGGAGCTGGCGGACTTCCGGGAGATCCGCCCGGAGGACCGGCCGGCGGCCTACCACGTCTACTGGACCAGGAAGGAGGCGGTCCTCAAGGCGGTCGGCCGCGGGCTCTCCGTGCCGCTGCGCGGCCTCACCCTGGCCGCGCCCGGGCAGCGCGCGGCGCTGCTGTCCTGGAGCGGCGTCCCCGGGGCCGGGGGAGCGGGCCCGCCGGCCATCGCGATGGCCGACCTGCATCCGGGCCCCGGGTACGCGGCGGCCCTGGCCGTCGAGACCCCGGGGCGGATCGAACTGGCCGAGTGGGACCTCGACGGCCCGCTGGACGTGCCGTGA
- a CDS encoding phosphopantetheine-binding protein → MTDTIETTDRTRVVAAITEALGAVLQRDLGDLAPDTKLFDTLGLDSTGVLDLLLRLEELLDGEFDTDELEMSHFATVRSLADFITAELDA, encoded by the coding sequence ATGACCGACACCATCGAGACCACCGACCGCACCAGAGTGGTCGCCGCCATCACCGAGGCGCTCGGCGCCGTGCTCCAGCGCGACCTGGGCGACCTGGCACCCGACACCAAGCTCTTCGACACCCTGGGCCTGGACTCCACCGGCGTGCTCGACCTGCTGCTGCGCCTGGAGGAGCTGCTGGACGGCGAGTTCGACACCGACGAGCTGGAGATGAGCCACTTCGCCACCGTCCGGTCGCTGGCCGACTTCATCACCGCCGAGCTGGACGCCTGA